The nucleotide sequence CTGAAGTATTATTTCCCACAGAAGGTGCAGGCCTCTAAATAAGTGTTTCATTGTGTCACCAAATAGGTTCCTAAAGGGTCTTCTTACCAGGAACCAGTTTTTGACAGTATGGTTCTTTGCAGCTGTTAAATGTTTATTCTAACAATTTAATATGATGATATTATGCATTGTTCACATTCATATTAAGGCCAGAATGAAAAatatgacaacaacaacaaaaaaaactctttCACTATCAGCCATGGGCTTGTTATCACTAAACACAACTAGTATAATTTGCCCTCTGACTCGTTTGCTGTGTGGGTTGGAACACAGAGGAAACAAGCTGACCGCCTGTCAGGCAGTGTGCAACTTCCCTTTCATCAAAATGTGTCTATAACTGTCAACTGAGGTTACACGTCAGACACAAATTCAGCTGAACTGCATGGGTCTTACATTCACCACTCCCTGTAGACCGAGACTCGCAGCTGTACTTCATAGCTATGGAACCAACCACAATCAGAGAAGGATACTTAGTGAAAAAGGTAAGACTGGGTTTTACCTTTCATTCTTCTGCCATTCTGTGGTACAGTAGTAGCTTTTCTATGATGTGCTTCAGGGTTATGGAGAATTAAGTTGAAATGTGTCAGTATCAGTATCACTGGTGACCTTAAAAGGAAATTTTACTGACAAGTACAATTAAAGATATTCCAAAactctttatttaaaatcaacagaCTACATAAAAAGAAAGATTTCGGTGTTTATCCAAACAGGACGTTTTGGAAAGTCACGAATCTACATATAGTAGATACAATTAAAGATACCTTTGCAACTGAAACTTCAGATTAACCCAATACAGCATTTGTGAGTTTGGCTAATTGGTAAATTTATTGAGGTGTACAATTTTGCAGTGCTGGCACTGAACAATATAGGCTATTACCATAAAAGTACCATGCGAAAGTCTTGGTTTTTGAAAATGCACCATGACAATACCATGTATGACAGTACTGATGTCATGTGCTGatgttttgtcatgtttttccGTGAAGTTGCGAAGTTGCTCTATTTTGGGAATAGACGTTGAAACAACTTCCTTTTCCAAACACACAATCATTGCAGCATGTAACATACATTTAACTTTGtccgcattttttttttactgtaatagtAATATAACTACTTTGTGCATCAGGATCTGGCAGCTGAAAATATTTTCCACCCACTACTGTGTTTGTCAGCTAAAATACAGAACTGAAAATGACCGAAATTGAATGTTCGCACTACACTGACATTCTTTTGTGTGCTATAATTCACAGTGCTGATGTAATCCTTTATATCAAGCGATATGTTCCTTTAGCTGTGGAATAATGTAACAAGCTATTTGTCTATAGCTCAGCACTACTGCTGCGTTTGTGTTCAGTATTTGTGTCAGTCATTTTAGGAAGCTACAGCGGTGAACTGTTCTTGTTTTGCAGGGGACTGTGCTCAACTCATGGAAGGTGGTGTGGGTGGTGTTAGCAGATGATGCCATTGAGTTTTACAAGAAGAAGACAGACAACAGTCCGAAGGGAATGATCCCTCTGAAGGGTGCGACTCTGACCAGCCCGTGCCAGGATTTCACTAAAAGAACGGTGAAGGAATCACACTTTAAGTCTTTAATACCAGCGTACTGCTGACGTATCTAGAGTTTTTCCATGAATATCTTTTATACGCTTTTTTTCAACAGCTAGTGTTTAAGGTCAGTACAGCCAAAAACCAGGACCATTTCTTCCAAGCGACACACCTAGAGGAGAGGGAGCTTTGGGTTAAAGACATCAAGAGGGCCATCACTTGTTTACAGGGCGGCAAGAAGTTTGCAAGGAAGTCAACGCGCCGATCTATTCGATTACCGGAAAATGTTAACCTGAGGTAATACACTGTCTATTTCAGTTATCAAATTGGATCAGATTTGAAATATTTCTGATCTCACTGCTGTTTTTGCTAAAAATggacaataaataaaactgttaaaatattgCCTTTGTTCTCTGTTTATAGTGAGctgtatattttaatgaaagacCAAGACAAAGGGGTTAAAGAGCTGAAGGTAGAGAAGGATAAAAGGCTGTTCAATCACTGTTTCACAGGTAAAATATTTACTCCAGCTCCTGAGGCAAAATGAAGACCAAACCTGTCTTACTACTACAGCTACTACTATAAATGAGAATGATGATCACCAAGGTGTTTTCTCTAGAGGACCATCTCCATTTAATCTCTTTAATCTTCCTGTGAGGTTTGTTGACCTTCTCTTGGTCTGCTGGCAGGAAACACAGTGATCGACTGGTTGATTTCTGAGGGGAAGTCCAGAAACAGATCCGAGGGACTGATGCTGGCCACCGGACTGCTGAACGAGGGATTCCTGCTGCCTGCCGGAGACGTGTCCAAAGACGGGGCAGAAAAAGGAGCAGAGTCTGTTTTTCTGGACCAAATCGACGCTCTTTATTACTTTG is from Labeo rohita strain BAU-BD-2019 chromosome 13, IGBB_LRoh.1.0, whole genome shotgun sequence and encodes:
- the plek gene encoding pleckstrin, whose product is MEPTTIREGYLVKKGTVLNSWKVVWVVLADDAIEFYKKKTDNSPKGMIPLKGATLTSPCQDFTKRTLVFKVSTAKNQDHFFQATHLEERELWVKDIKRAITCLQGGKKFARKSTRRSIRLPENVNLSELYILMKDQDKGVKELKVEKDKRLFNHCFTGNTVIDWLISEGKSRNRSEGLMLATGLLNEGFLLPAGDVSKDGAEKGAESVFLDQIDALYYFADSGFFCEGYSSDEDVVVKEEFRGAIVKQGCLLKQGHRRKNWKVRKFILRDDPAYIHYYDPTKGEDDPLGSIHLRGSVVTAVEYVPDAKRHEVDGNLFEIITSDEVHYYLQAATTDERKDWIKAIQSVAKSGK